One Candidatus Nitrososphaera evergladensis SR1 genomic window carries:
- a CDS encoding winged helix-turn-helix domain-containing protein, which produces MAHTPIKRTSNRTKFEILHDILQLCLTPQKKAHIMSRTNLSFERTNHYLSFSVVVVYCLCPKSVTPSYLLFF; this is translated from the coding sequence GTGGCGCACACACCAATAAAGCGTACTAGTAACCGAACCAAATTTGAAATTTTACATGATATTCTACAGTTGTGTCTGACCCCGCAAAAGAAGGCGCATATCATGAGCAGGACAAACCTGAGTTTTGAACGGACAAATCACTATTTGTCTTTCTCTGTGGTAGTCGTATACTGTCTGTGCCCCAAGTCAGTTACCCCCTCGTACCTACTTTTTTTCTAG
- a CDS encoding multicopper oxidase domain-containing protein, protein MKTTTKKFPMMTLAVAVAASIALTGVSGYFVLQPGNSEEILQNSAQGKGTADDDTSRGDAQKTVEYTLVGENTTLEIAPGVRVEAWTYNGTIPGPVLRATEGDRVVLHFINKTPMSHTIHLHGDHDEKDDGVFQVVKPGETYTYDFIAGPPGALMYHCHVMPVTQHIRMGLYGALIVDPKEGLSPAREYVLVAGEYDTKDQVTNNPEYVFFNGYADQYWDHPLEVKTNETVRVYYVNMGASPAYGFHIHGTIFDAYASGIWENTPMKVQTWEVAAGNGAIFEAKWPWEGRYLFHLHGLPEEKGTMAYFNVTNAPTSAVDGVDIAKTKSINMIGWQEDLARKLQKQDASGTPSVDASLSESPHGGHQMMDGVNGNNGKEANKKVEAGSAVPVQTNTVVMPKGAAADDSKSFEPSSITVNAGTTVTWRNDDNTFHIVASKAEGVFASDLISQKKTFEHTFAEQGTYDYYCSLHPWMTGTVNVK, encoded by the coding sequence ATGAAGACGACGACGAAGAAATTTCCTATGATGACTCTTGCCGTTGCAGTAGCGGCATCCATAGCGCTAACAGGAGTTAGTGGATACTTTGTTCTGCAGCCAGGCAATTCCGAAGAAATACTGCAGAATTCTGCACAGGGGAAAGGAACGGCAGACGACGACACTTCGCGTGGAGATGCGCAGAAAACTGTCGAGTACACGCTAGTAGGAGAAAATACGACGCTTGAAATAGCACCTGGGGTCAGAGTTGAAGCTTGGACATACAATGGGACGATACCGGGGCCCGTCCTTCGAGCCACAGAAGGGGACAGAGTTGTCCTTCACTTCATAAACAAAACTCCAATGTCTCATACAATACATCTTCATGGCGACCATGATGAGAAGGATGATGGAGTCTTTCAGGTGGTCAAACCCGGCGAGACGTACACGTACGACTTTATCGCTGGGCCTCCCGGAGCGTTGATGTACCATTGCCACGTGATGCCTGTGACGCAGCACATACGTATGGGTCTTTATGGTGCGTTGATAGTCGATCCAAAGGAAGGCCTTTCGCCAGCCAGGGAATACGTTCTAGTGGCAGGCGAATATGACACCAAGGACCAAGTTACAAACAACCCCGAGTACGTCTTCTTTAACGGCTATGCAGACCAGTACTGGGATCATCCCTTAGAAGTAAAGACAAACGAGACAGTCAGAGTGTATTACGTAAACATGGGTGCATCACCAGCATACGGCTTCCACATCCACGGCACCATCTTTGATGCCTACGCATCAGGAATCTGGGAAAATACGCCTATGAAGGTACAGACATGGGAGGTAGCCGCAGGCAATGGTGCAATATTTGAGGCCAAGTGGCCTTGGGAGGGAAGATACCTATTCCACCTTCATGGCCTGCCGGAGGAAAAGGGCACAATGGCCTACTTTAACGTCACAAATGCTCCTACAAGCGCAGTAGACGGCGTAGACATTGCCAAAACAAAATCAATCAACATGATTGGATGGCAGGAAGACCTTGCAAGAAAGCTGCAAAAGCAAGATGCGTCTGGAACGCCAAGTGTAGATGCATCGTTATCAGAGTCGCCACATGGTGGACATCAGATGATGGATGGGGTTAATGGCAACAATGGCAAGGAGGCAAACAAAAAAGTAGAAGCCGGCAGCGCTGTGCCAGTGCAAACCAACACGGTGGTCATGCCCAAGGGTGCGGCAGCTGATGACAGCAAGAGCTTTGAACCATCCAGCATTACCGTAAACGCAGGAACCACTGTAACTTGGAGAAATGACGACAACACGTTCCACATAGTCGCCAGCAAGGCAGAGGGCGTATTTGCATCGGATCTTATCTCGCAAAAAAAGACATTTGAGCATACATTCGCAGAACAAGGTACCTACGATTACTATTGCTCCCTGCACCCATGGATGACAGGAACTGTGAACGTAAAGTAA
- a CDS encoding PepSY domain-containing protein — MLAFAQTTATTPNQAATTTANQTAGTISLTQAAKDFLNDNLNATMIDAASAAEDQVPNGATVAAHFGILQGSLVYNVTVADTDTGNAFNVFVDAASGKILSKSAAFPVDTLGLPAGFDNATKTLIDAADVAENQVQNGMVVAGSIATAAQAEGGALVYLITVADIDNGTLHETRVNPTTGSIISSEVVPLGELHIGDLF, encoded by the coding sequence ATGCTTGCCTTTGCGCAGACCACCGCTACCACGCCAAATCAGGCAGCAACAACAACAGCAAATCAGACCGCAGGAACAATAAGTCTCACGCAAGCAGCAAAGGATTTTCTAAATGACAACCTGAACGCGACAATGATCGACGCCGCAAGTGCCGCAGAAGACCAAGTACCAAATGGAGCAACTGTCGCAGCACACTTTGGCATATTGCAGGGAAGCCTGGTCTATAACGTCACTGTAGCAGACACCGATACTGGCAATGCCTTTAATGTCTTTGTTGATGCGGCAAGTGGAAAAATCCTCTCAAAATCTGCAGCGTTTCCAGTCGACACACTTGGCTTACCTGCGGGGTTTGACAATGCAACCAAAACTCTAATCGATGCCGCAGACGTGGCAGAGAACCAAGTCCAGAATGGAATGGTGGTTGCAGGATCAATTGCGACTGCTGCACAGGCAGAAGGTGGTGCCTTGGTCTATTTAATCACGGTAGCCGACATTGACAACGGTACCCTCCATGAGACAAGGGTGAACCCAACCACAGGAAGCATAATTTCTTCGGAAGTTGTGCCTCTGGGCGAGTTACACATCGGAGACCTCTTCTGA
- a CDS encoding response regulator has product MARLCRDIFDRPEIALRHFSARKYDIAIIDAKMPKISGFELVRLIYGVDKNTRIILMSDSDLEREEFEKSEIASKVDAFMKKPRGIMKLISHIEALLKHKRRELAALVASAGASLMALSFEVVTAAMH; this is encoded by the coding sequence ATGGCGAGGCTATGTCGAGATATTTTCGACCGGCCAGAAATTGCACTTCGGCATTTTTCCGCGAGAAAATACGATATTGCAATCATTGATGCAAAAATGCCAAAAATAAGCGGCTTTGAATTGGTGCGACTGATTTACGGCGTAGACAAGAACACAAGAATTATCCTTATGAGCGACTCAGATTTAGAGCGAGAAGAATTTGAAAAATCAGAGATAGCATCGAAGGTCGATGCATTCATGAAGAAGCCTCGCGGCATTATGAAGTTGATTAGCCACATTGAGGCGCTACTAAAACACAAGCGGCGAGAACTAGCCGCTTTGGTTGCGTCGGCAGGAGCATCATTGATGGCACTATCGTTTGAAGTTGTTACTGCAGCGATGCATTGA
- a CDS encoding polysaccharide deacetylase family protein, producing the protein MLPLASWKAVAAPASAAIAGVAIHDDDGGGGEEEEDGNNSSNKEAAASTCSCVIFRLDDVQDEWLEPVQAAIIDKFIEKNAPLDLAVIMNSIGNDPAIVTKVRQALATGLIETALHGWNHVSYANLTLSEQHDTLKAANEKMQDLFGRKSAIFVPPYNEYNENTLKAMNQLGLKIISPEFDSEIESIYNPDEPDSPDNKVYKAIAGGSDTIIKDQFGVYHLPQVIGFYTYDSDPPTKTPLSKIESQIDSAIASYGYAVVTLHPQDFTVKDAGNNPTEELSGNEIKDLDTLITWITDSGYSIQTFSRASHVPLPPIIDNVPPDITAPPDKAIVSSSKLTKVDDLGSPTVSDNADPSPSVKNDATTRHGKGAGSFFVFEQGTTKVTWTATDKAGNTSNATQYVTVASTNDTVAPIGTIDAPTNGTIIKGSLSSPPPSTNTTTTGTAGAYIQVRGTAFDYESGVKVVEVRTNDTEYEIANQVTPGSWSNWTATLLVTHSGDTEVEARVTDFFGNQKWETNVVKVSLDSKQ; encoded by the coding sequence ATGCTGCCTCTTGCCAGCTGGAAGGCGGTCGCGGCACCTGCATCAGCTGCCATAGCGGGCGTGGCAATTCACGATGATGACGGTGGCGGTGGTGAGGAGGAAGAGGATGGCAACAATAGCAGCAACAAAGAAGCAGCAGCATCGACATGCAGCTGTGTAATTTTTAGGCTTGATGACGTACAAGACGAATGGCTGGAACCTGTTCAAGCTGCCATCATCGATAAGTTCATCGAAAAGAATGCACCGCTTGACTTGGCTGTGATAATGAACTCGATTGGAAACGATCCTGCAATAGTCACCAAGGTGAGGCAGGCCCTAGCAACAGGCTTGATCGAAACGGCGCTTCACGGCTGGAACCATGTATCCTATGCTAACCTTACACTATCAGAGCAACACGATACTCTCAAGGCAGCCAATGAAAAGATGCAGGACCTGTTTGGAAGAAAGAGCGCCATTTTCGTACCGCCGTACAACGAGTATAATGAAAATACGCTCAAGGCAATGAACCAACTGGGCTTGAAGATCATAAGTCCCGAGTTTGATTCAGAGATAGAGAGCATATACAACCCGGACGAGCCGGATAGCCCAGACAACAAGGTGTACAAGGCAATAGCCGGCGGCTCTGACACCATCATCAAGGACCAGTTTGGCGTGTACCACCTTCCGCAGGTGATTGGCTTTTACACGTACGATTCAGACCCCCCGACAAAGACGCCGCTTTCCAAAATTGAAAGCCAGATAGACAGCGCAATTGCCAGCTACGGCTATGCGGTGGTGACTCTGCACCCGCAGGACTTTACGGTAAAGGATGCAGGCAACAACCCAACAGAGGAACTCTCAGGGAACGAGATTAAGGACCTTGACACCCTGATAACATGGATAACGGACAGTGGCTACTCCATACAGACATTTTCACGGGCAAGCCACGTTCCGCTTCCGCCAATAATTGATAATGTTCCCCCGGATATCACGGCACCTCCTGACAAGGCAATCGTCTCCTCGTCCAAGCTAACCAAGGTTGACGACCTTGGAAGCCCGACAGTTTCTGACAATGCAGACCCTAGCCCGTCTGTGAAAAATGATGCCACCACAAGACATGGAAAAGGAGCCGGCTCGTTCTTCGTGTTTGAGCAAGGGACAACCAAAGTCACTTGGACTGCCACAGATAAAGCAGGCAATACATCAAATGCAACCCAATATGTGACGGTTGCTTCGACCAATGACACTGTCGCACCCATCGGCACGATTGACGCTCCTACGAATGGAACCATAATTAAAGGAAGCCTTTCCTCTCCTCCTCCTTCCACTAATACTACCACTACTGGTACCGCGGGCGCCTATATTCAGGTGAGGGGAACAGCCTTTGACTACGAATCTGGAGTCAAGGTTGTAGAGGTGCGAACAAATGACACAGAGTACGAGATAGCAAATCAAGTGACTCCAGGCAGCTGGTCAAATTGGACTGCAACTCTATTGGTTACGCATTCAGGAGACACAGAGGTTGAGGCACGAGTCACGGACTTTTTTGGCAACCAGAAATGGGAAACAAACGTGGTAAAGGTTTCATTGGATAGCAAACAATGA
- a CDS encoding cupredoxin domain-containing protein, protein MTDRKFVLFSSLPIAILSSLVVIFAASLHLANAQSIPADSGIGVVDTSPNAAVIIIDTDASGNIVFKPNNVTIKIGEEILILNNSTSPQSFTSGKSSNDPTSGTMFDTGLIQPKQFTEYTAANLREGQYPFYSTAAPTTATGTLTIVAAKQ, encoded by the coding sequence ATGACGGATAGAAAATTCGTTCTCTTTAGTTCTCTGCCTATTGCCATACTATCATCCCTTGTTGTAATATTTGCGGCGAGTTTGCATCTTGCAAATGCACAAAGTATACCGGCAGATTCTGGAATAGGAGTAGTAGATACGTCTCCAAATGCTGCCGTGATAATTATCGATACAGACGCTTCTGGCAATATAGTGTTCAAACCAAATAATGTCACGATAAAGATTGGAGAAGAGATACTGATACTTAACAACAGCACTTCGCCTCAATCTTTTACATCTGGCAAGTCAAGCAATGATCCTACCTCTGGAACTATGTTTGATACGGGGTTGATTCAGCCAAAGCAATTTACAGAGTATACGGCAGCTAACTTGAGAGAAGGACAATATCCATTCTACTCGACAGCTGCTCCAACAACCGCGACAGGTACGCTTACCATTGTAGCGGCAAAGCAGTAG